One window from the genome of Acinetobacter sp. LoGeW2-3 encodes:
- a CDS encoding MaoC family dehydratase, with protein sequence MLYLEDLKIGDEFKSRSYRMTEAEILQFAEKFDPQTFHTDAQQAQKHPIFKGLAASGWHTAAVVMRLWSECFPIAYGLVGTDSHVRWPCPTRPDDEIRVIVTITDIKPSQRKPDRGIVRYETQALNQKDQVLFNSTTNILVFKQEFTAV encoded by the coding sequence ATGTTATATCTGGAAGACCTGAAGATTGGTGATGAGTTTAAAAGCCGTAGTTATCGTATGACTGAGGCAGAAATTTTACAGTTTGCTGAAAAATTTGACCCCCAAACCTTTCATACTGATGCACAGCAGGCACAAAAACATCCCATCTTTAAAGGTCTGGCAGCAAGTGGCTGGCATACTGCTGCGGTGGTGATGCGTTTATGGAGTGAATGTTTTCCGATTGCCTATGGCCTGGTTGGTACAGATTCACACGTACGTTGGCCTTGTCCAACCCGTCCTGATGATGAGATTCGGGTCATTGTCACCATTACAGACATTAAACCTTCACAGCGTAAACCAGATCGTGGCATTGTTCGTTATGAAACTCAGGCATTGAACCAGAAAGATCAGGTTCTATTTAATTCGACGACCAATATTTTAGTATTTAAGCAAGAATTTACAGCAGTTTAG
- a CDS encoding ParA family protein translates to MTIFVVTSPKRGSGKSTLAMNLTEYLRLQGSTLYIDTDDNKQNFEWVALHRKGFGFEHISLKDHPDELAHRIEKAKSQYDDIVIDIAGHDTYALRSVLLQADKLIIPLSVDAEDQEMYSEMLQLAISVSQFNTRLKVYGMLMRAPQQIEIEQMAANQNLLKDIPGAHFLNTIIYEDEAFDEAKYLGRSIWEHSPEQGQRFDQFIQELMADTMQPV, encoded by the coding sequence ATGACGATTTTTGTGGTGACCAGCCCGAAACGAGGTTCAGGTAAAAGTACCTTAGCGATGAACCTGACAGAATATCTACGTTTGCAGGGCAGCACCTTGTATATTGACACTGATGACAACAAGCAGAATTTTGAATGGGTAGCGTTACATCGTAAAGGTTTTGGCTTTGAACATATCTCTTTAAAAGACCATCCAGATGAGTTGGCGCATCGTATTGAAAAAGCAAAATCTCAATATGATGATATCGTCATTGATATCGCTGGGCATGATACTTACGCATTACGCTCGGTGCTGCTGCAAGCAGATAAACTGATTATTCCTTTATCAGTAGATGCTGAAGATCAGGAGATGTATAGCGAGATGCTGCAGCTGGCAATTAGCGTTTCACAGTTCAACACTCGGTTAAAGGTATATGGGATGCTGATGCGTGCACCACAGCAGATTGAAATAGAGCAGATGGCAGCGAATCAGAATTTACTTAAAGACATTCCAGGCGCACATTTTCTAAATACTATTATTTATGAGGATGAAGCTTTCGACGAAGCTAAGTATTTAGGACGCAGCATCTGGGAGCATTCGCCTGAGCAAGGGCAACGCTTTGATCAATTTATTCAGGAGCTGATGGCGGATACAATGCAGCCAGTTTGA
- a CDS encoding YoaK family protein, whose amino-acid sequence MPLQRLPIWVQLGAFFLAVNAGMINVLGLITVLHQSVSHMTGNVSMLAMALVNWEPNHIVYLVLVTACYVIGSMYSGLILGNSHFQLGRLYGYPLSLVAFFILLSWVLLPYFPRYGLLWACTAMGVQNAMVSHYKGTIIRTTHLSGVLTDLGLSLGYKLRGLEVESRRTILHLLILIGFLIGGVLASWIYPSLKLNAFLIPAALSLSLSLIYWIIYLRYRHLQH is encoded by the coding sequence ATGCCATTACAGCGTTTACCCATCTGGGTTCAACTGGGTGCATTTTTTCTTGCCGTGAATGCCGGCATGATTAATGTACTCGGTCTGATCACCGTCCTGCACCAATCCGTTTCCCATATGACCGGCAATGTCAGCATGCTAGCGATGGCACTGGTAAATTGGGAACCGAATCATATTGTGTATCTGGTTCTGGTGACGGCATGTTATGTCATTGGCTCAATGTACAGCGGACTCATTCTGGGAAATAGCCACTTTCAGCTAGGACGCCTTTATGGCTATCCGCTTAGCTTGGTGGCTTTTTTTATTCTGCTGAGCTGGGTATTACTGCCTTATTTTCCTCGTTATGGTCTGCTTTGGGCGTGTACAGCCATGGGTGTGCAAAATGCCATGGTCAGCCACTATAAAGGTACGATTATCCGTACTACGCATTTATCCGGTGTATTGACCGATCTAGGACTGTCATTAGGCTACAAGTTGCGTGGACTGGAGGTTGAATCCCGGCGTACTATCCTGCATTTGCTAATCTTGATCGGATTTTTAATTGGCGGTGTGCTTGCCAGCTGGATTTATCCTTCTTTAAAATTAAACGCATTCCTGATCCCGGCAGCACTCAGCCTTAGTCTAAGTCTGATTTACTGGATCATCTATTTACGTTATCGACACTTACAGCATTAA
- a CDS encoding PilT/PilU family type 4a pilus ATPase, protein MFTAELLEEARKFMHHMLTKVVEYGGSDLFITADFPPSIKHQGLMKPFGQQELTPEKTKLFAYALMNEKQRKEYETELECNFAITVPGVSRFRVNVFQQQLNVGMVIRTITAEIPNFQKLKLPESLKHVIMEKRGLVLVVGGTGSGKSTSLAALIDYRNENSAGHIITVEDPVEYVHKHKKSMITHREVGVDSHSWHNALKNTLRQAPDVILIGEIRDTETMEHAIAFAETGHLCLGTLHSNNANQTLDRIINFFPEERRNQLLMDLSSNMKAIVSQRLIRTEDGKGRRAAVEIMLNTPLVSDLILKGDFHELKAIMGKSRELGMQTFDQALFDLYNEGAISYEEALRNADSTNELRLQIKLKSSRANAAANNTATAFSMVEEKKPDDETDEDKSTAEQA, encoded by the coding sequence ATGTTCACGGCAGAGTTATTAGAAGAAGCACGTAAATTTATGCACCATATGTTGACCAAAGTGGTTGAATATGGTGGTTCAGACTTGTTCATTACCGCGGACTTTCCACCTAGTATTAAACATCAGGGCTTAATGAAGCCTTTTGGGCAACAGGAACTTACCCCAGAGAAAACCAAACTGTTTGCTTATGCGTTAATGAATGAAAAGCAGCGTAAGGAATATGAAACCGAACTGGAATGTAACTTTGCCATTACCGTACCGGGAGTTTCACGTTTCCGTGTCAACGTGTTCCAGCAGCAGCTGAATGTTGGCATGGTCATTCGTACCATTACCGCAGAAATTCCAAATTTCCAGAAACTAAAATTACCAGAATCGCTCAAGCATGTGATTATGGAAAAACGCGGTTTGGTACTGGTGGTAGGCGGTACAGGTTCAGGTAAGTCAACCTCACTGGCTGCGTTGATCGATTATCGTAATGAAAACTCTGCTGGGCATATCATTACTGTAGAAGACCCGGTGGAATATGTACATAAACATAAGAAATCGATGATCACGCATCGCGAAGTCGGTGTAGATAGCCATTCCTGGCACAATGCTTTAAAAAATACCTTGCGTCAGGCACCAGATGTAATTCTGATTGGTGAGATTCGTGATACCGAAACCATGGAACATGCGATTGCTTTTGCTGAAACTGGGCATTTATGTTTGGGTACGCTGCATTCCAATAATGCCAACCAGACACTGGACCGCATTATTAACTTTTTCCCGGAAGAACGCCGTAACCAGTTGCTCATGGATCTGTCTTCCAATATGAAAGCGATTGTCTCTCAACGATTGATCCGAACGGAAGATGGCAAGGGACGTCGTGCCGCAGTCGAGATCATGCTGAATACGCCGTTGGTATCTGACCTGATTTTGAAAGGCGATTTCCATGAGCTGAAAGCGATTATGGGCAAATCACGTGAACTCGGAATGCAGACTTTTGACCAGGCCTTATTTGATCTGTATAACGAAGGTGCGATTTCTTATGAAGAAGCATTGCGTAATGCTGACTCGACCAATGAATTACGTCTGCAAATCAAACTGAAAAGTTCTCGTGCCAATGCAGCCGCGAATAATACAGCAACTGCATTTAGCATGGTTGAAGAGAAAAAGCCGGATGATGAAACTGACGAAGATAAAAGTACAGCAGAACAAGCTTAA
- a CDS encoding AraC family transcriptional regulator — MKMIAPRQDQGIPGVYGLLLLDVISRWGYNDESLFKPFGLTSEQLADPEFRIPTVIANDMVKHALKLTGEPTLGYHLGTQMRISIHGFIGYAIMTANNITEALVLANRFIQLRLPFLQLFFSTFGVKATVQLQTDIQMEPLRTEISIALMIGLISMAKAITGISDATGEVDFDFKKPEGFERFMAKFPTHQFRFEQPHLLLSFDKSYLMNKLVHADPIASQIAINQCEAELSALGERHRIAMRVRDILTNSEQHYLSIEAVADRLHMSDRTLKRQLAAEGTSFSTLVDEVRYRHATSLLSRTDFTLEQIADELGYSDVANFSRAFKRWSGRSPSNWRKDPYL, encoded by the coding sequence ATGAAGATGATTGCTCCACGCCAAGACCAAGGCATCCCCGGCGTTTATGGCCTTTTGCTTCTCGACGTTATCTCCCGCTGGGGCTATAACGATGAGTCGCTATTCAAACCTTTTGGACTGACCAGTGAACAGTTGGCAGATCCTGAGTTCCGCATTCCTACCGTCATTGCCAATGATATGGTCAAGCACGCACTCAAGCTGACTGGTGAACCCACCTTGGGCTATCACCTGGGTACACAGATGCGTATTTCTATTCATGGCTTTATTGGCTATGCCATCATGACGGCAAACAATATTACTGAAGCTTTGGTATTGGCGAACCGTTTTATCCAGCTGCGCTTGCCATTCCTGCAACTGTTTTTCTCGACTTTTGGGGTCAAGGCAACGGTACAGCTGCAAACTGATATTCAGATGGAACCGCTGCGTACAGAAATTTCGATTGCTCTGATGATTGGACTGATCAGTATGGCCAAAGCCATTACTGGAATTAGTGATGCAACTGGTGAAGTCGACTTCGATTTTAAAAAGCCGGAAGGCTTTGAACGCTTTATGGCGAAGTTTCCCACCCATCAGTTCCGTTTTGAACAGCCCCATCTGTTACTCAGCTTTGATAAAAGCTATCTGATGAACAAGCTGGTACATGCTGACCCGATTGCCAGCCAAATTGCGATTAACCAATGTGAAGCTGAACTTTCTGCCTTGGGTGAACGCCATCGTATTGCCATGCGTGTGCGGGATATTCTAACCAATTCAGAACAGCATTATCTCAGTATTGAAGCCGTCGCAGACCGTCTGCATATGTCTGATCGTACTCTGAAACGTCAGCTGGCGGCTGAAGGTACTTCTTTCTCTACCTTGGTGGATGAGGTGCGTTATCGACATGCGACTTCCCTGCTTTCACGAACTGATTTCACGCTGGAACAGATTGCCGATGAGCTCGGTTATAGTGATGTCGCCAACTTCAGTCGTGCCTTTAAACGCTGGAGTGGTCGTAGTCCAAGCAACTGGCGTAAAGATCCATACCTATAA
- the gcvH gene encoding glycine cleavage system protein GcvH — translation MNHPSELKYASTHEWVRIEGDLVVTGISDHAQDALGDLVYVEAPDLDSHVTAGQQAGVVESVKTASDIHAPVSGIVVEINPALEDDPDFINDDPYGKGWIYKIKPDNIADVEKLLSNTDYEAGL, via the coding sequence ATGAATCATCCTTCAGAATTAAAGTACGCAAGTACACATGAATGGGTACGCATTGAGGGTGATCTTGTGGTGACTGGTATTTCTGACCATGCACAGGATGCTTTAGGTGACCTGGTCTATGTTGAAGCGCCAGATCTTGATTCACACGTGACCGCAGGTCAGCAAGCAGGTGTTGTTGAATCTGTAAAAACAGCATCAGACATCCATGCACCTGTTTCGGGTATCGTGGTTGAAATCAACCCTGCACTTGAAGATGACCCAGATTTCATTAATGACGATCCGTATGGCAAAGGCTGGATCTACAAAATCAAGCCAGACAATATCGCTGATGTTGAAAAACTGTTAAGCAATACCGACTATGAAGCAGGTCTATAA
- a CDS encoding ABC transporter ATP-binding protein, with translation MFRWLERLVDPYPTKNLNQPLPTKFFPFVWQAAYGVRRYLLILVLCTAGAASFEALLYSKIGDLVNWLSQSQPETFLEQHTTNLTLLAVVLLANIFFASAQSLIKHQILYSNFPMRLRWRFHNLLLKQSLDFFHNDFAGRLSAKVMQTSLAIREFWVILGDMLAYVVIYFITINVVLGSISAYLIIPLMVWLVLFIIAASYFIPRLSKISHQQADARAVMTGRVTDAYTNIQTVKLFAHAGRESQYAKASMQEFMVTVYKQMRLGAQYEISILLLSVVLYGGVLGTAIWLWMEGQAQLGIIAATTAMVLKLNSIAEFLMWQTSQLFENVGTIQDGMGTLGKSISIQDKPDAKELQLQRGEIKFDNVSFAYNDKNVIDGLNLTIRPGEKIGVVGRSGAGKSTLIQLLLNFYRIDQGRILIDGQNIEDVTQDSLRKNIAMVTQDTSLLHRSVAENIKYGRPSATDEEMFAAVRKAEAEEFIPQLSDLRGKRGYDAYVGERGVKLSGGQRQRIAIARVFLKDAPILILDEATSALDSEVEAAIQSSLDELMKGKTVIAIAHRLSTIAQMDRLIVLDQGKIVEQGTHDELVALNRIYAHLWQRQTGGFLMEHDTKEQG, from the coding sequence ATGTTTCGATGGCTTGAACGGCTGGTGGATCCCTATCCGACCAAAAACCTGAACCAACCCTTGCCCACCAAGTTTTTCCCCTTTGTCTGGCAGGCGGCTTATGGCGTACGCCGTTATCTGTTGATTCTTGTACTGTGTACTGCAGGTGCAGCCAGTTTTGAAGCCTTGTTATATTCCAAAATTGGTGATCTGGTGAATTGGCTCAGCCAAAGCCAGCCGGAAACTTTTCTGGAACAACACACGACCAATCTGACCCTACTTGCAGTGGTCTTACTGGCGAATATCTTCTTTGCCAGTGCCCAGTCTTTAATCAAGCATCAAATTTTATACAGCAACTTCCCGATGCGTCTGCGCTGGCGTTTCCATAATCTGCTGCTTAAACAAAGTCTGGATTTCTTCCATAATGACTTTGCCGGCCGTTTATCGGCTAAGGTCATGCAAACCTCACTGGCGATCCGTGAATTCTGGGTCATTCTTGGCGATATGCTGGCTTATGTAGTGATTTACTTCATTACCATTAATGTCGTACTCGGTTCAATTTCTGCCTATCTGATTATTCCGCTCATGGTTTGGCTTGTACTATTTATTATTGCAGCCAGCTATTTTATTCCACGACTGAGCAAAATCTCTCATCAACAGGCCGATGCCCGTGCGGTAATGACTGGTCGCGTGACTGATGCCTATACCAATATTCAGACCGTCAAACTGTTTGCCCATGCAGGTCGTGAAAGCCAGTATGCCAAAGCCTCTATGCAAGAGTTTATGGTCACGGTCTATAAACAGATGCGACTGGGTGCGCAGTATGAAATCAGTATTCTATTGCTCAGTGTCGTACTATATGGTGGCGTATTAGGCACAGCAATCTGGCTATGGATGGAAGGTCAAGCCCAGCTCGGGATTATTGCTGCAACTACGGCGATGGTTCTGAAACTGAACAGTATTGCTGAATTCCTGATGTGGCAGACCTCGCAACTTTTTGAAAATGTCGGAACTATTCAAGATGGTATGGGCACTTTGGGTAAATCCATTTCGATTCAGGACAAACCGGATGCCAAAGAACTGCAATTGCAACGAGGCGAAATCAAGTTTGATAATGTCAGCTTTGCCTATAATGATAAAAATGTAATTGATGGCTTGAACCTGACCATTCGACCGGGCGAAAAAATCGGTGTGGTGGGTCGTTCCGGTGCGGGTAAATCCACCCTAATTCAACTCTTGCTGAATTTCTATCGTATTGACCAAGGTCGTATTTTAATCGATGGGCAAAATATTGAAGATGTGACTCAAGATAGCCTGCGCAAGAATATTGCCATGGTGACGCAGGACACGTCACTGCTGCATCGTAGTGTGGCTGAAAACATTAAATATGGCCGTCCAAGTGCGACCGATGAAGAAATGTTTGCAGCAGTGCGTAAAGCTGAGGCAGAAGAATTCATTCCACAACTCAGCGATCTGCGTGGCAAACGTGGCTATGATGCCTACGTTGGCGAACGCGGCGTGAAGCTGTCTGGTGGTCAGCGTCAGCGTATTGCGATTGCCCGTGTCTTCCTGAAAGATGCACCGATTTTAATTCTGGATGAAGCGACCAGCGCGCTGGATTCAGAAGTTGAAGCCGCGATTCAGAGCAGTTTGGATGAGCTGATGAAAGGCAAGACTGTCATTGCAATCGCACATCGTCTTTCTACCATTGCACAAATGGACCGATTGATTGTGCTGGATCAAGGCAAGATCGTCGAGCAAGGTACGCATGACGAATTGGTAGCATTAAATAGAATTTATGCGCATCTCTGGCAGCGTCAGACTGGCGGATTTTTAATGGAACACGATACAAAAGAACAAGGATAG
- a CDS encoding mechanosensitive ion channel family protein — translation MEQFSFIRNIQDWADQYPWLEMLSSLSIVLVLAFIANLFAKQVVVRGIRKLISKLSFANNTIFAEHSVIRRIANIVPAIVIMNGIVTVPHLSDKVQTFVQMGAQAFIFLTIALALGELLNIFNLIYQRNPKSRNKPIKGYLQLVKLLIFIVCGLMILGTFLKKDVFTLLAGFGAMAAVLMLVFQNTILSLVASVQISSYDMVRIGDWIEMPSLNADGDVIDMSLHTVTVQNFDKTVTTIPTNKLVTDTFKNWRGMQEAGARRIKRSIHIDQSSVHFMTEEEQTKLKNFILLDHYLNTKTEELVKFNQQLQHHSQYNQRRLTNLGTFRAYLEFYLQQHPGIAKNFSLMVRQLQPTSEGLPLEIYAFTNTTVWTEYENIQSDIMDHVLAIIPEFGLKVYQAPSGSDFKEAFTAPSSPIIT, via the coding sequence TTGGAACAGTTTAGTTTTATTCGGAACATTCAAGATTGGGCGGATCAATATCCCTGGTTGGAAATGCTGTCTTCCTTAAGCATTGTTCTTGTACTGGCATTTATCGCCAATCTGTTTGCCAAACAAGTGGTTGTTCGCGGAATTCGTAAACTGATTTCCAAGCTGTCTTTTGCCAACAATACAATCTTTGCTGAACACAGCGTCATTCGTCGGATTGCCAATATCGTACCGGCTATCGTGATCATGAATGGCATCGTTACCGTGCCGCACTTATCAGACAAAGTTCAGACCTTTGTACAAATGGGCGCGCAGGCCTTTATTTTCCTGACCATTGCTTTGGCATTGGGTGAATTACTGAATATTTTCAATCTGATTTATCAGCGTAATCCTAAATCACGCAATAAGCCGATTAAAGGCTATTTGCAGCTGGTTAAACTGCTGATTTTTATCGTCTGCGGTTTAATGATTCTGGGGACTTTCCTGAAAAAGGATGTATTTACCTTGCTGGCTGGTTTTGGTGCGATGGCTGCTGTACTGATGTTGGTATTTCAAAATACCATTTTGTCTCTGGTGGCTTCGGTACAAATTTCATCTTATGACATGGTACGCATTGGCGACTGGATCGAAATGCCTTCGCTGAATGCCGATGGTGATGTGATTGATATGTCATTACATACTGTGACCGTGCAAAACTTTGATAAGACGGTTACCACTATTCCAACCAATAAACTGGTGACTGATACTTTCAAAAACTGGCGAGGGATGCAGGAAGCCGGTGCACGTCGTATTAAACGTTCGATTCATATTGATCAAAGCAGCGTACATTTTATGACTGAGGAAGAACAAACCAAACTGAAAAACTTCATTCTGCTCGATCATTACCTGAATACCAAGACTGAAGAACTGGTTAAATTTAACCAGCAACTGCAGCATCATTCACAATATAACCAGCGCCGTCTAACCAATTTAGGCACCTTTCGTGCCTATCTGGAGTTTTACCTGCAACAACATCCTGGTATTGCTAAAAACTTTTCTCTAATGGTGCGTCAACTCCAACCGACTAGTGAAGGTTTGCCCCTGGAAATCTATGCCTTTACCAATACCACGGTATGGACAGAGTATGAAAATATTCAGTCTGACATCATGGATCATGTACTGGCGATTATTCCGGAATTCGGTCTGAAAGTGTATCAGGCACCTTCGGGCAGCGATTTTAAAGAAGCATTTACAGCGCCTTCTTCTCCAATTATCACTTAA
- the sstT gene encoding serine/threonine transporter SstT, translated as MFSALSRMSLVSRIIIAIILGVGVALVFPEYAPYLSLLGDLFIKALKSVAPILVFILVLASIANFKVGQGNSRMRPIMYLYAIGMFLAAVSAVVASIVFPSTLFLDVAAQGDLQPPGSLSEILKNLLLSFVSNPVVAISEANFIGILAWSVALGIAFRHASETTKTVLNDAANAINYVIRLVISFAPVGIFGLVAVTFAEAGLETLESYGHLLAVLLGTMAFVALVINPLLVALVTRANPYPLVFTCLRESGITAFFTRSSAANIPVNMDLAKRLGVSESTSSVAIPLGAAINMAGASVTITVLSLAAVNTLGINVDFTTMIILSVVATVSACGASGVAGGSLLLIPVACGLFGISSDIAMQVVAIGMVISVLQDSTETALNSSTDVLFTTAVDRASN; from the coding sequence ATGTTTTCTGCCCTTTCGCGTATGAGTTTAGTCTCCCGAATCATCATCGCCATTATTCTTGGTGTTGGTGTCGCGCTGGTTTTTCCAGAATATGCGCCCTACCTCAGCCTGCTAGGCGACCTGTTTATTAAAGCGCTTAAATCTGTCGCGCCTATCCTGGTTTTCATTTTAGTCCTGGCTTCCATTGCTAACTTTAAAGTTGGTCAAGGCAACTCCCGTATGCGTCCGATTATGTACTTGTATGCGATTGGCATGTTCCTAGCTGCAGTCAGTGCTGTAGTTGCCAGCATCGTGTTTCCAAGTACGCTGTTCCTGGACGTTGCCGCGCAAGGTGACTTACAGCCACCAGGCAGCTTAAGTGAAATCTTGAAAAATCTGCTGCTCAGCTTTGTTTCTAACCCGGTTGTTGCCATCTCTGAAGCGAACTTTATTGGTATTCTGGCTTGGTCAGTCGCATTAGGTATTGCTTTCCGCCATGCATCTGAAACTACAAAAACCGTTTTAAATGATGCAGCGAATGCCATTAACTATGTAATTCGTCTGGTGATTAGCTTTGCACCTGTGGGTATTTTTGGTCTGGTAGCGGTTACTTTTGCGGAAGCAGGTCTGGAAACGCTGGAAAGCTACGGCCATTTACTCGCAGTATTGCTCGGTACGATGGCTTTTGTTGCACTCGTGATCAACCCATTGCTTGTTGCTTTAGTGACACGTGCTAATCCTTATCCACTGGTATTTACCTGCTTACGCGAAAGTGGCATTACGGCATTCTTTACCCGTAGTTCAGCTGCAAATATTCCGGTGAATATGGATCTTGCGAAACGCCTAGGTGTGTCTGAATCAACTTCAAGTGTCGCGATTCCACTGGGTGCAGCCATCAACATGGCTGGCGCATCTGTGACCATCACTGTATTGTCTCTCGCAGCTGTAAATACACTGGGCATCAATGTTGATTTCACCACTATGATCATTCTGTCTGTGGTGGCGACTGTATCTGCATGTGGTGCTTCAGGTGTCGCTGGCGGTTCATTACTGTTAATTCCTGTGGCATGTGGCCTGTTCGGTATTTCTTCTGATATCGCAATGCAAGTCGTTGCTATTGGTATGGTGATCAGCGTATTGCAGGATTCAACTGAAACTGCACTCAACTCATCAACTGACGTTTTATTTACAACAGCTGTAGACCGCGCATCTAATTGA
- a CDS encoding MFS transporter: MNATVMPLWTKPFLLCLANNMFLFIFYFAQTTILPIYILKELGGTVTEAGLTLTLFMVSAIVIRPFSGLIIEKFGQRRTLIISATMFCFIAFGYLFISNMTSLYVLRLMHGVWFSILTTVCVPVVNQFIPDSRRGEGMGYYAMSVNLGIVLGPLIGLGLIPYLSYTMVTAVLVAMIFIGYIFCFLIPVQEVKQPVREAEKSKLGLSDFVEKKSLTVALMVMMISFSYASIMSFIAPFASTIHLMQYAGLFFVVFAISMMSLRPITGKIYDRKGPQYVIYPAIFTFSMGLLVLSQIHTLTGFMLAAVLIGLGFGSAQPCLQTLAIQRAPKHRIGYATSTFYTCYDIGIAIGSLVVGMMIAQQSFSFAFIICAVLTALSLLYFKFVVQHKTVLA; this comes from the coding sequence ATGAACGCAACAGTAATGCCGTTGTGGACGAAGCCGTTTTTGCTTTGTCTGGCAAATAATATGTTTTTATTCATTTTTTATTTTGCTCAAACCACAATTTTACCGATTTATATCCTGAAAGAACTTGGTGGCACTGTAACAGAAGCCGGTTTAACCCTGACACTCTTTATGGTTTCAGCTATTGTGATCCGCCCATTCAGTGGCTTGATTATTGAAAAATTTGGACAGCGCCGTACTTTAATTATCTCGGCAACCATGTTCTGTTTCATCGCTTTTGGCTATTTATTTATTAGCAACATGACCAGTTTATATGTGCTGCGTTTAATGCATGGGGTCTGGTTTAGTATTCTCACTACCGTCTGTGTTCCAGTGGTAAACCAGTTTATTCCAGACAGTCGCCGTGGTGAAGGCATGGGTTATTATGCTATGTCGGTGAATCTCGGCATTGTACTTGGACCACTGATTGGCTTAGGGTTAATTCCTTATTTAAGCTATACCATGGTAACTGCTGTACTTGTAGCCATGATCTTTATTGGTTATATCTTCTGCTTTCTAATTCCGGTTCAGGAAGTCAAGCAACCTGTCAGAGAAGCTGAAAAGTCTAAACTGGGCTTAAGTGATTTTGTTGAAAAAAAATCTCTGACTGTTGCCTTGATGGTCATGATGATTTCCTTCTCTTATGCCAGCATCATGTCCTTTATCGCGCCTTTTGCCAGCACGATTCATCTGATGCAGTACGCAGGCTTATTTTTTGTAGTCTTTGCCATTTCCATGATGAGCTTACGTCCGATTACTGGGAAAATTTATGACCGTAAAGGTCCACAATATGTGATTTATCCTGCTATTTTCACTTTTAGTATGGGTTTACTGGTCTTAAGTCAGATTCATACATTGACTGGTTTTATGCTGGCAGCGGTGCTGATTGGATTGGGTTTTGGTAGTGCTCAGCCTTGTCTGCAAACTCTTGCCATTCAGCGTGCGCCTAAACACCGAATCGGCTATGCGACGTCAACTTTCTATACCTGTTATGATATTGGAATTGCGATTGGCTCCTTGGTGGTTGGGATGATGATTGCCCAGCAAAGCTTTAGTTTCGCTTTTATTATTTGTGCAGTTTTAACCGCCTTAAGTCTGCTGTATTTTAAATTCGTGGTTCAACATAAAACTGTTTTGGCTTAA
- a CDS encoding DUF2058 domain-containing protein has product MVKNALQAQLLKAGLVDNKKAKKLSKQAVHEKRTGDSSEAEIKAQIEKAKQEKLAKDQAIEQEKKAALQEKELKASIMQMINQHKIRDTDGEISYQFIDDSKIKKVYLNQQIYNALVAGSLVIARENESYAFLPKALADRINAKMEGFIIVNNSEKNEQTTDEEDPYAAYVIPDDLMW; this is encoded by the coding sequence ATGGTTAAAAACGCATTACAGGCACAATTGTTAAAGGCAGGTCTGGTCGATAATAAGAAAGCAAAAAAACTGTCGAAACAGGCCGTACATGAAAAGCGCACTGGTGATAGCAGCGAAGCTGAAATCAAGGCACAAATCGAAAAAGCCAAACAGGAAAAGCTAGCTAAAGATCAGGCGATTGAGCAAGAGAAAAAAGCAGCATTACAAGAGAAAGAACTTAAAGCGTCTATCATGCAAATGATCAATCAGCATAAAATTCGTGATACCGACGGCGAAATTTCCTATCAGTTTATTGATGATTCAAAAATCAAGAAAGTTTATCTGAATCAGCAAATTTATAATGCCCTCGTTGCAGGCAGCCTGGTGATTGCCCGCGAAAATGAAAGCTATGCTTTCCTGCCTAAAGCACTGGCAGACCGTATCAATGCCAAAATGGAAGGCTTTATCATCGTCAATAATTCTGAGAAGAATGAACAAACCACCGATGAAGAAGATCCATATGCAGCTTATGTGATTCCTGATGACCTGATGTGGTAA